The Arthrobacter sp. NicSoilC5 genome has a window encoding:
- a CDS encoding PfkB family carbohydrate kinase, with product MRIVVVGDVMLDVDLSGEATRLSPDAPVPVVDISGVRRRAGGAGLVARMLAQDGWPVTLVTVLGDDDAGSQLRTQLAGVQLVAGTSGHPSPVKTRVRAGSHPVVRFDQGCERTPIPDVSPAMLRAVEKAGVVIVADYGRGLAANPQLRGLLGRLAGSVPIVWDPHPSGPEPVPGVAVVTPNISEATKAVQAAGNVPTSVEGVAQVLLERWRSQAVLVTKGEEGAVLLQQGDASSRAVPAPRVEAGDPCGAGDRLAAGLAVHLLAGRGLPEAAALAVQDAADFLAAGGVSALPDAQGQVAAPDHHGGAPNRGRRTTEPLLLARSVRENGGKVVATGGCFDLIHAGHIRSLAAARELGDCLVVCLNSDDSVRRLKGPQRPIIGQHDRAELLLAMECVDAVMVFDEDTPEAALDRLRPDIWVKGGDYKGARLPEADLVERWGGRCLTVPFHPARSTTGLADALAKVS from the coding sequence ATGAGGATCGTCGTCGTGGGCGACGTCATGCTCGACGTCGACCTCTCCGGTGAAGCCACCAGGCTCAGCCCGGACGCCCCCGTCCCCGTCGTGGACATTTCCGGCGTCCGCCGCCGTGCCGGCGGCGCGGGCCTGGTGGCGCGCATGCTGGCCCAGGACGGCTGGCCCGTCACCCTGGTGACAGTGCTGGGGGATGACGACGCCGGCAGCCAGTTGCGCACGCAACTCGCCGGAGTGCAGCTCGTGGCAGGAACCAGCGGCCACCCGTCGCCGGTCAAGACCCGGGTGCGGGCAGGCTCCCACCCGGTGGTCCGCTTTGACCAGGGCTGCGAACGGACTCCCATCCCCGACGTCAGCCCGGCCATGCTGCGCGCAGTGGAAAAAGCCGGTGTGGTCATCGTGGCCGACTATGGCAGGGGACTGGCGGCCAACCCCCAGCTGCGCGGGCTGCTGGGCCGCCTGGCCGGTTCGGTGCCCATCGTGTGGGACCCGCACCCCTCAGGCCCGGAACCGGTACCGGGGGTTGCCGTAGTGACACCGAACATTTCCGAAGCGACCAAGGCGGTCCAGGCCGCAGGGAACGTCCCCACCTCGGTGGAGGGTGTTGCGCAGGTCCTGCTGGAGCGGTGGCGCAGCCAGGCCGTCCTGGTGACCAAAGGCGAGGAAGGGGCGGTCCTGCTGCAGCAGGGGGATGCCTCTTCCCGCGCCGTTCCCGCCCCAAGGGTGGAAGCCGGGGACCCCTGCGGGGCCGGCGACCGCCTGGCGGCCGGCCTGGCGGTGCACCTCCTGGCCGGCCGAGGGCTGCCCGAAGCGGCGGCCCTCGCCGTCCAGGACGCCGCCGATTTCCTGGCGGCCGGAGGCGTGTCGGCGCTGCCCGATGCCCAGGGGCAGGTTGCGGCCCCGGACCACCATGGTGGTGCACCGAACCGGGGCCGGCGCACCACCGAACCGCTGCTGCTGGCCCGCTCCGTGCGCGAAAACGGCGGGAAGGTAGTTGCCACGGGCGGCTGCTTCGACCTGATCCACGCCGGCCACATCAGGTCCCTCGCCGCGGCCAGGGAACTGGGGGACTGCCTCGTCGTGTGCCTCAACTCGGATGATTCGGTGCGGCGGCTCAAGGGCCCGCAGCGGCCCATCATCGGCCAGCACGACAGGGCCGAACTGCTCCTCGCGATGGAATGCGTGGACGCGGTGATGGTCTTCGACGAGGACACCCCCGAAGCCGCCCTGGACCGGCTCCGACCCGACATCTGGGTCAAGGGCGGCGACTACAAGGGAGCCCGCCTGCCCGAGGCTGACCTGGTGGAACGGTGGGGCGGCCGCTGCCTCACCGTTCCCTTCCACCCCGCCCGTTCCACCACAGGCCTGGCGGACGCACTCGCCAAGGTCAGCTGA
- a CDS encoding SDR family oxidoreductase, translated as MTAESTATAATTPGRILVTGGASGLGAAVVEAVLRSGGTPVVLDRDISAVSGVKAFEVDVADRAAVEHAVREAAETLGGLDAVVTAAGIDRCGKLADVEATEWEKVIGVNLMGTVSVVRAALPYLKETHGRVVTVASTLGKRAVADATAYCASKFGVVGFSHALAAETGGEIGVTTMIPGGMKTRFFDDRTEQYKPQDDSRLNDPANTAQAILFALNQPTGCEVREMLICHEEEGSWP; from the coding sequence ATGACCGCAGAATCAACCGCAACTGCCGCCACCACGCCCGGACGCATCCTTGTCACGGGAGGTGCCTCCGGACTGGGGGCCGCCGTCGTCGAGGCCGTCCTTCGCTCCGGCGGGACGCCGGTGGTCCTGGACCGCGACATCAGCGCCGTCTCCGGGGTGAAGGCGTTCGAAGTGGACGTCGCGGACCGCGCGGCCGTGGAGCACGCGGTCCGGGAAGCCGCCGAAACCCTGGGCGGCCTGGACGCGGTGGTCACTGCTGCCGGGATCGACCGCTGCGGCAAGCTCGCCGACGTCGAAGCCACCGAGTGGGAAAAGGTCATCGGGGTCAACCTGATGGGCACCGTTTCCGTGGTGCGTGCGGCCCTGCCCTACCTCAAGGAAACCCACGGCCGCGTGGTCACCGTGGCATCCACCCTGGGCAAGCGCGCCGTGGCCGATGCCACCGCGTACTGCGCCTCCAAGTTCGGCGTGGTGGGGTTCAGCCACGCATTGGCCGCGGAAACCGGCGGCGAAATCGGCGTCACCACTATGATCCCGGGCGGCATGAAGACCCGGTTCTTCGATGACCGGACCGAGCAGTACAAGCCGCAGGACGATTCCCGGCTCAACGACCCCGCCAACACGGCGCAGGCCATCCTCTTCGCCTTGAACCAGCCCACCGGCTGCGAGGTCAGGGAAATGCTGATCTGCCACGAGGAAGAAGGCTCCTGGCCCTAA